The DNA region CAAAACGGTGTTAATGTGACTGAAATTATTGGCTGTGGTGGAATTTGTTTCCATGGGAGAATTTTATGGGCTGTTTATGGACTTTATCACTGAATCATTACCAGTTCTCCCCCTGGGTTACAGTGGTATGTATGTTGATGCGAAGGTTACAGGTCAAAAGTTCCTCTGCCCCTCGGAAGCAGTGAAAAAGATGGTTGACTAACAAACTGTTTGGGCcgtattttgtgatttttgacTTGAAGGAAAGATGCAGCTTGGAATTCAGAAATCTTTTGGATTATTAGGGAGATTAAGGGATTTGTGAAGCTCGGTACATGCAGCCAGTGAAAATTGGGCTTGTAAATGACAGTGAAGGCTGAGCGATTATGCTCGGCCATTTGATAGATCCCTGTGTACTATTTGTTGTTATAGTTTGAGAGATAGGTAAAATCCCTGTGATGTACAGTTATCAGCGGTGGGGATTCAAGTAAGTGCAGCCAATCATTATCACAATTTTATAATGCATGGAGAGGGAAAGTTATTAAAAGTGCTTTTGATAAGTTTTCTTGTTGATATCTTTCAATTGCTTTTTTTATTGACTTTGTGCATTTTAATGTAAGCTGAAGTGAAGAGTTTGATACAGGATACTTGtctcatttcaaatttttaaattcaatgataCAACATGCACGATTCAGTCATTATTATTGCAGTAAACTATTCATACATGCCATGGATTGCAAGTGAATCAAGAGGGTAATGCACATAACTGTCACATTTAATCCATGCAATTGCACTAAATCAGACAGTAATCTGCTATTTCTAGCAATTGACTGAATGTCATTTGTTTACTGTTGTAGTGATGGATGATGGGAAATAACATTCACATTACTGATTCATAACAACCTGAGATTATATCCTACAAACAAGGACATTATTAAATACTTGCATATCATGGGTGAAGAAGAAAAGTTACCCAGACATGTCAATTTCTTTTTCAGATATGCAGAGGATTCTTACGGATCATACAAAAATCGCACGGATCGCCAACCGGGAGTCTACAAGCGATCAGCCTCCTCGGGGGATGCCCTAAAACTTCTACATGAAAACAACAACTATAAACAACAGGGGGACATACAGAAGCCTCTCAGAAAGAGGCTACAGCCTGGATGGAAGAGCGAGACGACAGTCAATCATGAGGACCAGATACAGGAACAGCCGGAGACTAAAGATCCTGTCCGCTCGGATCGACCCCCACCACCCCGGCCTTTACTCTCCACACAGAGTGCTAGTCACCTTTTGGCACCTAAGCCCTACACAGCACCAGAGTCCAGCAGGAGTAACAGTTTTTCTGTGTCTTCCACGGACCAGGACTCCGTTATAACAGCTCCACTAGCTGAGAGACGGTCAGTGCAGGACAGAATCTCTTCAATTGAAAGGAAGCAAAGTCTCTCCCGGGAGAGACCTGAAGTCAGGCAAACAACTCCACAAGGTGGCCAGTATTTCagtaagaaatcgtacgaaaactttTCCAAGTCCTTCTCGGCAACTCCTCCAAGGAGGACGTATGAAACGGACAAATTCAGTGCAAGTGTAAGTGAAACTTCTTTGGGACAAAGACAAAATTCCAAATTTCAAGATCCTACTACCACTCCAAACAGGAGAACCTACTCTCCGGAGCAGATAGCTTCCAATGACAGAAGCAATGAGAGCCCACCCCCAGTGGACAGAAGTCCTGGGAGTGGTTACCCAGGGGGCCGTAATATCAGAAACAGTGAATCTAATGGGCAGAGTGCATTTGACTCCAATTCAAAAATGTCTTTCAGTGATTCGAAAAGGCAATCTCCAAGCAAGCCTATCTCCACAAACTCTTCTAGTCCTTCAGAAAAGAACACTGTCAGTGACTTGGTACAGCACAGCCGGCAGCGATCCCAAGAAGAACTGGAGTGCGATGCCAAAGTTCAGGAATTTGCCAAAATTTATGAGAAAAAGGACCCGAAACTGTCCAGTATGTTAAAGAGTGATGGCGGGAGAATGCAATACATGGATGGCTTGTTCCATACCGAGATTGATCAAGACATACTAGTGAGGCGTTCTCCGAAAACTTCCCCCAAATCATCCAGTGTCGGCAATGATCAAGAGGCCCTCCAATCTGTCACTCCAAAGAAGGATGGAGTACCAGAGGAAGCGTAAGTACAAACATTTGTGTGGAACATCATTGATGAATGAGCCttgtatgtttaaaattttggcATAGGGAAATAAGTTATGTCCTAGTTTCCAGATATTTATATTATCTAAAATTACAACCAAAAGAACCCTATATTCTCTAAATCATTTGGATAGAATCAAATTGATTTGTCAGCTGAGttgtaaagttttattatttattgacaGTATAGGTAATTATTTATATTCTGTCAACAGTCTCTTAGGAATCTAGTTTCCTGGTCACGCTTGGCGCTGATTAATTGTGTGACGTTGGTCTTGAAAATAAACATACTAATCTGGGATGATGTCCACTGAAtggatttttatattattagcTCTTCGTGAAATCCCTGATGACTTTGAAGTGTAGGATATTATGTTGTAATAACATTGTAAAAACCAGGATAATTGGTCTGCTCAGTTTGTTGGCGGAGATAATCCTTCTTGTACAAGCATCGAGGTTTAAATAGTCGCCTTATTTGTGGTCAGAATCAGGTCCTTGTTATGGTCAAGTAGAAACAGTCATGGACGCAGCTCAGTCTAGGTACCAAAGATGTGAACTAGGTCATTACTAAGGTGATGATAAGCAGGTATGAATGAATGACATCATCTCTCATCTTTCTGAATCATGGTTTTTTCAGGGAGAAGTCACCTCTACCATCGAACTACTGGGTGTCCCCTTCCAAGGCCCTGATAGAGATGAACATACGACAGAGCGAGGGAATCGGCAAAGACATGACCAAGGATATCGACGACTCAGACAAATTAATCAAAACGAAGGTTCGTGGGGATTTTTTTCCTTGTTTTGCCTCTACTATCTTCTAGCTTTGTTTCTGTCAGTCTGAATAATTTCCTCAAGAAGGCTGCATATACAGTTGAAAGTAATATTTATTACTGTTTAATGTTTTGGATGTGATATAGTGAACAAATATGCATTGTGATTCCAGGAAGAACTGGTTGATAgtatacaaaagaaaatggaCAAGTTGAAAGAAGAGAAGAAAGAGCTGACAAAAGAACTGGAGGAGACCGAGACACTGGGAAAAGAGGTACAGAAAAGGAGTTCTATATGCTATTTGCTCTGTTCTAAAAATGACAAGAAAGAAATCAAGTCTTAGCTAGCATACAAAATTTATTGACAAAGATGGAGTAAACATCCACAGTAGtttgatgatggcattttaataaaaatgaacaattgcagaaaaatagaacttattttttcttttaatgaatatttttgagaagttttcctgaattatttcttaatttgatttacatgaagaatttttttcactAACAGGTACAAAAAGCAGTTGAAAGAAAGTGCAAGAAACAGCATGAAAAGGACAAGTTTAAGACCTACATTGGTGACATGGAGAAGATCATACTTCTTCTACTGAAGGTCTCGGGCTTATTGGCGCGAGCAGAGAATGCCCTTCAAAGCCTTCCAGAGGACAGTAATGAACGACTCAAAGTAAGGGAAACAACTTTTACTTTCTctgttcatgaatattaacaatgTAATTTGCAAATTATAGAGAAAGAAgttcataaaaaattattttactttctctattcatgaacattaacattggAAATtagaaatgtaaattttattttttcttgcagAAAATGGCTGCTGATAAGCGAGATAGAGCAAAGCAACAGCATGAAGATGCCAAGGTGTTGAAGGAAGACATAGAAAAGCGTAGTGGGCAGATCGAGGTGTTCTTGCAGGAAGCATTGAGTGAGGAAGAGTTTGCTGATTACAAATATTACGTGAAAATGAAATCGAAACTGACCATTGAGAAACAGGAGCTTGAGGATAAGATATCGCTCGGAGAAGAACAGATATCTGCTCTCAAGCTGAGCATTCCTGAGAAACACTGATGGAGCATTGGTTCCCCTTTGTGACAAAGTGCTATACAATGTGATATTAACTAGCAGTACTAACAGTATTTACTGCCGAATCAAAATTGTGATTTTGCTAATGGCCGATTCCAGACTTTCGATACGACAACAATGGGCGCAATTGGAATCTCCTAAAAGCATTGCCGGCCAATAATGTGTACAATGTCTAAATACGAAATTCATATATCTACTTATTTATATGAATGATACCAAACCTATGGGCATGATCTCGAAACGAGTTTTTCCGCGGTCAAGGAAAGACATGCGTCATTAAATGGACGGCAGTAATAGTAGATCAACTGCATGTTTTGATCAAAGGTAGTCATTAGTGTCAtgaactatacatgtatactggcGGAAGCTTTCATTgatattgtaaacttaacctctCCACACGGCCATAATAGGTACTGCAAATGTTGTTAAGTTGGTGCTGTTGGGTGAAGCTCAAACTTTGTTGTACAAGTTGTACAGACATTACACGGTGTAGTTATCAGGATTTGTGATTTATAGACAAGTCTATTTACGTGAAACTGTTTAGAAGTTTTGAGATATGTCTGTACGTGAATGAGAAATTAATCATGTGACATTTGAACTGTGTGTGCGAGTATGTATGTCTGAGAGTAtgctatttatttcattttttagtgGATCacacatataaatatttaaacctGTTTTTTAACTCATTCATAGTACTCAAGTACAGCTTTCATTATATGAGCTACATTGTATATTGGTAGATTATAACAAGCGAAGAAAAAATAACATCCAAACCACATAATGATCATATCAACTGAAATCATTCCAGGGGAGACTAGTAGGTCATTCCATAgcgttataaaaaaattaaaaacgaaTACGCAAACCAcagaaaacaatattttgatactaCATGTAGCAGTTTTTTAATGCATACTGAGTCGTGAGGGTTAAGTGTGTGCTGATGacacaatattttgttatataaatacaagtattatatattttatgatgaaTGCAATTTACATCAATACATGCCGTTGAAATATGTTTCCATAGAAATAAAATGGTgtgtgaaaagaaaattttgtccTCTTTTGTTTTGACCATTGCAAAAACGAAAATGTGGGACACCAAATGTAAAAGCATTTACAAGTAGGAAATTAAATGTTGGATTGGATTATATTTATTCTGAGAGCTCAAGTGCCTTCATATACTTGTTCAGTTGTactagaaatgaaataaaagaatatgtatttctgTTTCCTTAAAACCAACTTTAAAAATCAACAGGAAATATTCAATCATCACCCCTTGAAACCACTTATATGATACtcagaaatgattttaaaaatatcagtgtatctgttaatattttatacctaaattaaaagaaatcattttgtttAACTGTCATACAGCATTGGAACTGCACCCATGcgaaatatttttgtcattaaaaaaataaacaacatattttaatatagatatTTTATTCACACATAATAACAGAGATTCATTTAATAACTTATAATCAACATATGAGGTCAGATCTAAGACCTTAAATAATCAGTTTGATGCTggtaaaatttaacaaaatgccACAGTAAGAGTTACTTCCCTgaaggaaaaaagaaaacagtagatgtaaaataaagaatgacaCAGTTCTAAGTCGCGACATCAGCAGCTAGGGAAGCATCTTTCCTTCGAGATTTAAGCAGATTTTTCAGGTAAAATTCTCCTGTAATTGTTagaaaagattacatgtagtttaaccTGACAAAACTCATTCCTCACATAGactaaaatgataattaaaaatgcattcataGACACTTTGagccgatatttttttttctggattCTGACTTGATCTCTTAACAAGTGAAGTTTATGAAGCAATGAACTATACAGACCTGCTTTATAAGAGGACCTGACAAGGGGCCCACTGGCGGTGTATGCAAAGCCCAGTTTGTTGCCCACTTCCTCCCAGTGTTTGAACTTGTCTGGGTGGACATACTCCTTGACCTTCAGGTGACGTTTGGTGGGCTGCATGTACTGACCCAAGGTCACACAATCCACATCTATTCTCCTTAAATCTATTGAGGAAAAATAACAGGCTTATATAAAAAGTAATGAAGTTGAATTATTATGTATGGcatgttctttttttcttcaaaaaacaGATTTATCTTCAAAACCGAAACTACAAACTACATATACCAGAATTCATGAACTTTGAATAAGGTAACACGAAATCTAATGCTGCGGATTTGaataaaaaaggtaaaaatagtaataagttttttaaaattatttttttaacataccgGTAAAGCAAGCTCTAACACAATCTTTTACCTTCCATGACCCTCATGACTTGGTCATCTGATTCCCCAAGACCCAGCATGATGGATGTCTTGGTTACAAGATCTGGGGTGTGTGATTTTACAAACTTCAATACCTCAAGGGATTGTTGGTAATTTGCTCTGGGGTCTCGAACCAACCTATAATCCAACATATTCAGAAAATATTCAACACGGAaaagagtacatgtacttgagcaAAGATCAATCCAATCAACAATTTTATACCAAtatatgtacaagtatttaatttGTCAAAGACACTGTAATGCCTACAGAAAAGCATTAAATTTACAGAGTAGAATATTATTCATAATGTTTTCTAGTCTGCATAAATTAAAATAGATTTTCACAGACTATAATGATATTATAATTTCCTTTATCTTATAAACGTCCTACAAATAAATCCTTACCACTGTAGATCCTCAACTGTCTCCACATTGTGGGCGTACACATCTAACCCCGACTCTGCGACTGTAGCCACACAATCCATGTTACCACGGAAGTCTGGGGTCAGGCATTCCACCAGCATCTCTGATTTACTTTAAGTAGAGGACACTTCATTATAAACAAGTTCATGGAgaatcaacaaaaaatatatcttacagACACCTTTTAAAATATAACCAAGAGTTGATTATGTACAGtcaagtatgaaaaaaaaaaactccagaTAAGAAATTATGCTTGAAGTAAGCACATGTTAAGTATCCCagattttggtttattttttaatttcagtttcTGCAATACAAATGTAATTGAATGATATGGGTTAAAAAATCCTTAGTAAAGCTGTTATGAGAGTTCAATATAGAAATTCCATTTAAGGACTAGATTCATGGTCTAGGATGACTTTTTTGCTTATCCTAAAGATTCTAATAACTGTTTGCAAATTAGAATTTTCTTATCTATCACTTGAAAGTATAAGAAAAGTACATTGCAAAAATATCCCTTCAAACCTTGGTTTTACAGAGTTGAAAGTGATTTAGTGAAAAAAAGTCAGTCTGTAGATTTTCATTGcataatttataagattttttttttaaagtgcatgtacctttttttaatttctcgcACTGTTTCTGCAAAATGGGCAGCTCCCCCATCAGGAAGGTCtgtatcattaaaatttaaaaaaaacttaactcaTTTATAATGACAACCTCAACAACACAATTCAAGAAAATAGAAACATATGGGTAAGTTTTAGGCTATCACAAAAACCATTCAAACTTAGATTATACGGATGTTCATGCATGTACTCACTTTCAAGAATATTAATTAATGCATAACCTTCACCTACCATCTCTGTCCACAGAAGTCAGAACCACATAATCTAGTCCCCATGAGGCGATGGCTTTGGCTGTGTTAACTGGTTCCAGGGGATCTGGAGGAGGGGGGTTTCTGGCTGTTTTCACCGAACAAAACCTGCAGCCCCGTGTACATGTGTCCCCTAAAACCTGTTGAAAAATATACCACTAACTGCAATTACCATAgctataaaagaaaacaatatatgaCAGCTAGCACATTTCAAATCATGAATCTGGAACtcctatattttttataactgtGTTTTATCTTTATGTTAAATTGTTTAACATTATCTGATACTCTACCAATTCATTAAATCCTCACCATTATGGTTGCAGTTGCTGTGCCTTTCGCCCCTCCCCAGCACTCCCCTATGTTTGGACATTTCGCCTCCTCGCAGACctatattaaatcatttattatatacatactgtagaagtacatgtataaaaaaaaacccaccaattTACACAAGCTCCAGCATTAACAATCAAACATATTTACAGTTTAAATTCATTATCATtgttataactttaaaaaactcTTACTGTGTGAAGCTTCAGATCTCTTAAATTTTCCTTGAGTCTGTGGTAATCTTTTCCCATGGCGATGTCTGTTTTTAGCCATTGTGGAAGTCTTAATCTGTGAAACAACAAAAACATGCACATTAAGATAACATTTCTCAGTCCATACTTGacttgcaatatatttctataaaattgTTTACTGGGTATTTTCCTATAATAAATGTACGGTACTAACTCAGTTtattttctttcccaaatataTCCCCTTACAGCGTAGTgtaatgggttagagcgttagctatgaatctgtaagtcatgagtttgaatcccgctggggattttataaattttacctttcgcaaaatttttaaaacatattttgggggcaaatattataaaattttaaatcagtGAAAGTATCTTaaatataatgtacttttatccacagtAATATcaacaggtgtcccataccacctacATACCACTTtaatatgtacttttgaaaaataataattaaatcaatcTTTTCGATCTCAAAAGAGAGTTTATTGGTAAGGTATCTAGCACTAAATATTTAGCTGCAGAGGCAcactaaataacatgttttacAGATGTTCCATCAATTATTCATATCTATCCCTGACAAAGAGCATAATATATAATGGCTTTAAAGcaatgatacaaaaatatttcatacaaataaaaatagaaataaatatttgcacttaatgcttttttttatataatcagtCCTATAAAACGCCAggctgtgcagacaaattatttTACTGCGCTATCGTACGGTATTTAATTTGTCCACGAcctggtgtgttataggaccaatgatatccaaaaataaacattcaatgcCCAAGTATTCTCCCTTTTTTATATTCACCTATTTCCACCTTGTTGTCtgtgggcgaatttaagacagGCAAATtcaaatgtctcaaattatctcacTTTTAACACAGCTTTCTCTGCCCTTGACGAATTCCAGACAgcgcaaaactgtttgcaagaaTAGGAGAGCAAAAAAACAAGAGGTGGATATAACCCTATCACAGTATTTCTGGTTTATTGGTAGGAATTAAGCTTTACCTTTCtcctttctttcttttaatgttttctGCATTGACCTGTGGATCGTCATGTATGAAATCACCAAGTTCTGGGCCATTGGCTATTTTCTCCTTCTTATCGTCTGACAAGGTTGCATAGAATTTGTTAACTGATATACTGTCTGAAATCTGTGAAAATAAAAGCACACAATATATTTTCCTATGCTGAAATTTCTATAAAAGTTGTGGTAGAGTCATATCTATGGCATTCCTATTAGCTCTGGCTAGTGagctttttgttttgttcaattGATAGAACACTATCAAACACCAGTACTCTTTGTTGGTGCCTAAAACAAACACTTATGTTTTCTCTGTTTTAGGAGTCTTCCAAGACTGATGAAAGGGTCAGTCCAAATATCAAGCCATACCAAATCTCTACTTAAATTAAGGACCAGTTCTTGCCATTGCATTGAAACATCAGAACAAAACAAGCAAATCAAGTGGCGAGGAGAATCGATACTTGGCAAGAATTGGTATTTGGCCTGTAAGACCTCACAATTTTGTTAAGGTGGTATTGGACAACTGTCGATATTAACGTGGATAAAAgttctttataatcaaataatttcactggtttagaaatttcaaatttaacaatattagtacaaaaatttttggggaaataaaaaatacaaaattcccATTGGGATTTGACTCACGATTGACTTACAGATTAGTAGTTTACTCTCTATCCCATTGTGCTATGCTGTTAGGTAACaatttttggaagaaaaaacagttatataattataattaattttattgtttatttcaatgttaggaagtacgtcacaatacaGAAGTTTCCCATACCACATAAAATCTGACAGCAAcctcaaaatataaaacaagaaaAGATTGATTGCATCAgcgaaataaaaataatacctCTGACAGAGTTTTACAAAGAATTAACAAAATCagatattgaaaatgaaagtaaaccTATCTTTAGTCCGACGCTGTTGTGTAACTTTGTGGGACTTATAGGTTATAAAAGAGGATTTATATGCGAATTGAGAGGAAATTCGAGTTTAATCCATGTTACCCATTTATTCTGTAATTtacagaataaatatatttttgtggGAAATCCTACCCATTATTTGGTAGCAATAAGCATcttcttaaaaatattgttgTGTTTGTTTACGTCTACCTTAGATATTGCCAAGAAACGATGAAAAAGTTGTTTTCTTTTCACAGCTGACATTTTGCAGATGACAGGTGCGAGACAacttaaacaaataatattcgTAAATATCTAAACGTGAAATATTACAATGCCATCTGCATATAAGCAAGCTTGAAGTTGACCtttatttaaattcttttagttaataatattcattttaattttaaattttcgtaaattaagaaaaacatattttttttcgtaaCACAAACTATGAACGAATTGATAGATTCTGAAACAAAGAAGTGAACCAAAGAGCATCTTTTCTCCAGGTAAGCTAATGCAAATACTTTAccatgatattcattttttaaacaactgcagtttgaaatttattgatgtgatgtatgatgaaaaaaaaaataagttattaaaaaaatgagcATCCAACAACTGAATAGACAGGTAATGTAGTACGTAATGTCCATTGAATTGAACCGGGTACTTTTCCATTATTTATTATGATAGGTGACACGTCCACGCTTTTTGtgattaaatatgaataaacatgTAACAAAACTAAATGTAGTTCATTTCAAGTCaccaaatgaaaataaatgtatgaaaaattcataattttgtaatacattacgATGATGTAATAATGTagacaaattgaaattttaaaaatattttcgtCTATGAATTTGATCTCAAGTAACCTGGTATAGTGTGATTGTTATAAGTGAAACACTCTTcagatcaaatttaaaaaaaaaaattatggtaaAATTATTAGTctgacacaaataaaaaaatgaagttaaTTTTTACTTCCCCAGACAGATTGCAGAATGAAAAATAACCCaactcaaataaatttttttttggacattTTAACCATTATATTGAGTTTTTAAAGTATGGTATGTTGGTTGTTAATCGATTTCTCTTTAATTAAGATATGGTTTCAAGTATAAATATTCAcgtaaatgtgaaataaaatatcaattttgatttttacaatgctgcaattaaaatttgatgagaTACAGAAATCAAAAAaggcaaaacatttttttttaaaattcaaagtaacatctttttgttgaaatattgatTCAGAACAATATGATCAGTCATAATATCTGATTAtcattttgttgaaatattgatatgcCCATTATTACTTGAATGTACAAAGTTAATATTTAACAGtagtaaatgtactaaaatgtTTTGGTGTCAATTGCATGAGGTGGGCAGAATGACAACTGATTAAAATATGTAAgcaaattaatcattttatgacctctaataataataaaccaATAATTTATCATGATTTTAAGCTCATATAATTGACCATCTTagtatttttaagatttattttgcttacttttaaaatgtaacaaaataaactgaaaagtgCCTGTATACATGGTATATGAAGAAATCTGAAACAGAATGAGGTATTTAAAAATAAGCAACTTTCCTATCTATCAGTGACATACAGAGATATCAGTAACATTCAGAGAAACCAAGATATCAGTTACATACCAAGATATCAGTGACATACATAAATACCAGCTTTGAGATATCAGTTACATTCAGAGATACCAAGGTATCAAAGACATGCAGAGATACCAAAATATCAGTAATATACAGATATACCAATGTATCAGTGACATTCAGAGATACTAAGATATTAGAGACAAAAAGAGATACCAGGATATCAGTGACATGCAGAGATACCAAGATATCAGTGACATTCAGAGATACTAAGATATTAGAGACAAAAAGAGATACCAGGATATCAGTGACATGCAGAGATACCAAGATATCAGTGACATTCAGAGATACTAAGATATCAGTCATATTCAGAGATACTATGATATTAGAGACATTGATTCAGAGATACTAAGATATCAGTGACATACAGAGATACTAAGATATCAGTGACATACAGAGATACTAAGATATCAGTGACATACAGAGATACTAAGATATTAGAGACAAAAAGAGATACCAGGATATCAGTAATATACAGAGATACCAATGTATCAGTGACATTCAGAGATACTAAGATATTAGAGACAAAAAGAGATACCAGGATATTAGTGACATGCAGAGATACCAAGATATCAGTGACATGCAGAGATACCAAGATATCAGTGACATACAGAGATACTAAGATATCAGTCATATTCAGAGATACTATGATATTAGAGACATTCAGAGATACTAAGATATCAGTGACATACAGAGATACTAAGATATCAGTGACATACAGAGATACTAAGATATTAGAAACATTCAGAGTTACTAAGATATTAGAGACATACAAAGATATCAATTCTTCTGTGACATACAGAGATACCAATGCATCAGTGACATTGAGAGATGCCAAGATATCAGTAACATACAGAGACACCAATGCATCAAAAACATACAGAGACACCAATGTATCAGTGGCATACAAAGATACCAATGTATCAGAGACATACTGAGATACAGAGGTATCAGTGCAATACAGAGATATTAATGTATTAGTGACATACAGAAATACCAATGTTTCAGTGACATACAGAGATACCATGATTTCAATGACATACAAAGATGCCAAGACATCGGTGACATACAGTGATAGAGATCAGTTGTGTACAGATATATACTAGTAGATTACATTGTATGTGTATACACTATTATTAGACATACTAAAATAGAGATGTATGGTACTTAACGGTTTCAGTCGTTTTCAGATTTATAGAT from Crassostrea angulata isolate pt1a10 chromosome 7, ASM2561291v2, whole genome shotgun sequence includes:
- the LOC128155373 gene encoding lipoyl synthase, mitochondrial-like, which encodes MSAVKRKQLFHRFLAISKISDSISVNKFYATLSDDKKEKIANGPELGDFIHDDPQVNAENIKRKKGERLRLPQWLKTDIAMGKDYHRLKENLRDLKLHTVCEEAKCPNIGECWGGAKGTATATIMVLGDTCTRGCRFCSVKTARNPPPPDPLEPVNTAKAIASWGLDYVVLTSVDRDDLPDGGAAHFAETVREIKKSKSEMLVECLTPDFRGNMDCVATVAESGLDVYAHNVETVEDLQWLVRDPRANYQQSLEVLKFVKSHTPDLVTKTSIMLGLGESDDQVMRVMEDLRRIDVDCVTLGQYMQPTKRHLKVKEYVHPDKFKHWEEVGNKLGFAYTASGPLVRSSYKAGEFYLKNLLKSRRKDASLAADVAT